The DNA region gATAATTCTGTGGTTTTGATCACTTTTTGTTGCTTTAAATGACAAtctttttctccattttctcaaTCTTCATCAGAGATCGACAGTCGAAGTTACTGGTCATAAAGCCCATGCAGCTGTTCCTCAGCCTGGTTCCATTGTTTTTGCTAGAGTGAGTTTTCTTGGTTAAGACGACTGTAATGATAGTTTTCATGAATATTTTGTGTTAACGCTTGTGTTACCGGATTTTGATAGCTGTTTTTTGAGTTGGATGACACAATCATCACTCTTTCTTGCAGTATTTTCCCAAGTATAAAACGCTTTCTTGGTAAAATCGTCTCTTATCTCAAAGATTAAGTCTATACATAAACAGCTATATGATAATTTCATCTTTTCCATTTTAAAATTTTTTAACCTAGAGGTGTTAGATGCGTGGTGCAAGGCAaaagtcatttttctttttccttctcttGGCCATTGGATGTACTTAATGTGCTTTAGCTACTCCTAATTtcttcatttgttttttttttcttctaaattgCCGAGGACTTTACTAGTTTTATCACTTTTTGTCAGTTGTAATTTATCTTGGGTACCTTTGTTTTTTGTTCTTCCTCGATAAGATGCCATTAAAATTGAAATTTATCAATGTGATATCAGAATTCATGCTTTTATCTTCTCTACTTCATTTTAAATAGTTATATAATCGTAAAACCGAAGAGAGAATGAACTGCGAATACTTTTGTTTTTGGACTTACTGTAGCTGGAAAAGATCAGCTTCCCTTTTTGAAACATTATAGACTCTTGTTCCAACCAGGTAGAACCGCAtttcaaaagaaagaagaagCTCTAGATATTTACTACGCTACCTTTCTCTGATTCAACtcattcttgattatgatatactGTAAATTCTTTAGGTTTCTTAGTTAGAAATATATCTATTAAATccaattgaatttatgtaagcaGTAGACTTCATTCTTCTTGCTTTTCTTTTTATCATTATTTGATTATTATTTATTTTGCTACAGACTGCATAACTTTTGAGATGAgttcttttttaattattttattttattaacagGTTACTAAGGTGATGGCTAGAACGGCTTCTGCAGACATAGTTTGTGTTGATTCCAAGTCTGTGCGTGAGAAATTCACCGGCATTATTAGGTTAGTTAATCAGTTGAAAATTATGATTACAGGTTTAGGGTGACTCTTGATGAATGATATCATCAAGGGTTTCTCATTCAAGTATTTTGGATAAAATGGCTCAAGAACTCTGTTGGGGCGAAAGACAGAGCTTCACTTGACAGAATAGTTGCTCTTGTAATGAACTACGAGACATAAAGAATATAAAGTTTGTACTGGTGTGACACAGTTTTGTTAATCAACGGTTATGGTGTAAATTATTTATAGGAGAATGGCATGATGGGAGTGGTGTTACTTTCATGCCAGGTACTGATGATAGTTGCGCTGAAAAATACATAGTATTAACAGGATAATTTTCTGCTTTGAGAGGACCGATTTCAAACTAACTATGGTCTTTTGTGATAGGAGATAGATGAGAATATGTTCTGGTATAGATAGGGTGTATGACTGGGGCTCTATGTGGTATGTGGTCTTTGTAGACTTGTTTTGCACAAGTTGCATCCCTTAATGCACTTATTAAAATAATGAACAATATTGACACAGGCcatctctcttttttttcttttttttttttttcaataaaaagTTGACACATATCATCTCATGCTTATGGTTGTTTGGTGATTTAGATAATAACCGTAGCTAAAAAAGGTGTTCCGTAGTTAAGTTTGCTTACTGATATTTTCATGCTAATTCTGTACATAATATAACTTGCCAACTAATTTATTTGTCACAAAGTGCAAAATGTGATTGATTTGCTGAAAATGGTTGATGCGCTACAGTTTTGATTTAAAACCTCTACTGAATACAATTATAATTACCGAATTGCACATTGTTGCATTCTTTGAAAAGTAGGCTTCATGTGGTGATCATATATCATcaagttactattattattatcatcatcattataactatcatcatcatcatgattattattattatcatcatcatcatgattattattattattataaaaaataGTTACTGTTATTTTTATGCGCTGCTGTGCCCTTTAGTTCAAAGTTGGATATATTATGTTGCAGGTCAAGAATCATCACATCCATAATGAAGTAGGAAATTGAATAATGTAATTGTATTATCCAATTTGTTTGTGTTTCTAATATTTGTATTGTATCGGATATTGGGATATTCTGTCTCTGCAGTTGCTTGTCAGGTTGTGTGTGTATTAATACTACAATCTGAGTAATGTTGATGCTTAATACAAGGCTTTCACATAGATCTTGAGTTAAAAGGAAAATGGATAAAGActtgtaaaaagaaaaaaaaagaaaggggatAAAGAAAACGTGATACTTGGAATATCATGTGATGCCGGGATGAATAGAAGAGTTAATATTTTCTTGGAGAAAAGGTAACGAATTGTTTTAACTTGATTTTTTTGATAGGAGTTAGTTATTGTGGGAAAATGTAGTCCAGTGCTTATCGGCGTAAACTTAACGCATAATTTATATTTTTTGGAGCTGTCAAATGTCTCAACTATCTGTGAATTGTAACATAGCAAGCAAGATGTATTTCCTGTTATTACATTATTGAAGGTAAGGATGTTTGGTACGCTGTTCTCCTTTCCAGTAAAGACGACCCCTTTGGTTAATCATGTATCCACCACAAAGCCTATCAATGCTCGTAGATAATGATGCTGCAGACCATTAAATACTGGTTTTTCGTTTTAACACCCCTTAAATATTTGCTTATCTTGGTGCATAAATTTCATATCGGGTTTCAATCTCCACATTTACAACATCTATTTGTTGAATCACCAGTTGGTATTTTCAGATAGCAATATGTTAATATTGTACTAAATTGTCACAGAAGTGAGCCTTAAATTTTAAGCTGTAATTTTCACTTACCGGATACCTACAAAATCCCGTTGTTTTTCATGTTGACTTGCTTTATATGCACATCAATTGACTCAGCGATTTTGGAACAGAAAATTTGAATCTTTCTTTTGAATCAACAGGCAACAAGATGTTAGAGCAACTGAGATTGACAAAGTAGACATGCACTTGTCCTTCCGCCCGGGTGATATTGTTCGTGCATTGGTGGTAATCTCCTATTCAACTTTATGACTAAGAAAGGTTTAAAATTTTTGAGTGAATGCTAATCCCCAGAAACCACCTAAGGCAAATGTAAACAGCTAGTAAGTGATAGTAGAAGACTGCTGTTGCCTTTTTTAGTCCATCTCTGATCAAGATAATCGTTCCAAGCCATTGGCCGTTTGCAGTTAGTGTTAGCAATATTGGGGAATCTTGGTTGTGATTTCTTGGAACTAAACTTGTTTGTAAAGCTTGTTGACTAGCTCCGTATTGAGTATAATTTGTTATATTCTTTCTTGAAAAGCTATCACTTGGCGATGCACGAGCATATTATCTGTCAACTGCAAAAAATGAGCTGGGTGTTGTATCTGCTGAAAGTGCGGCTGGTAAGGCTTTCTTCATCAACTATTTTATTTTGCTTTTCCATTTTCAGTCGAATTTGTTTATGCTATTTTGagctatgttactcggactcttcactttcggtgcCGCACCAGTGTCGACACGACATGGCTGTGGgggtgtgggtgtgggatccATACCCGATTTGGTCAACCGATTTTggatactttgaccaaaatcgCGTATCAATTCTGGACAGATTCATTGATTTCTTTAATCAAAACTAAAGCtaaggtgaaattgaagaaaatggaataccttgTATAAAAAAAATTCTATGTCACTCTGTTTCCTTTTATCTCCTTCGGGGATTCTCCTCTTGATCAATAGTttttcggaaaagggtcaaatatacccctgtactatcagaTAAGGGCcatatatacccctcgttatactttgggtccaaatatacccctccatttatactttcggttcaaatataccctttctccGTTAAGTTTTCTAAAGTGGACATATGCTCACATGTGGCATTAACATTTTTGGTGAGGTGGACGCCACGTGGTATGCCACCTCACACCCCCAACCCATTTTACCTCCTCCCTTCACTTCTTCCACCACCGTTGCAAATCATCCAACTTAACAAATCAaaatcatttatttatttttttgctatGTATGCATCAAtccacaaaaaataaataaagttaaAACCAACCAAAAAAACATGTGCAGAATTGCTTATTTACAAACACCTTTGTAACACACAAAACCACATCCAAGATAAAAATTTACTTTCCCAGAAAAATGAATCATAAACAATTTCTGTATGTGCATTAATTTCCAAAAACGTACATGTCAATAATTGCTTGCTTATTAATTGGCTTGGTATCTAGATTGGACAAGAAGCCGGTATATTTGTGATTTTCGGTGATGAAAGTGACGTCCTTGTCTGATAATTGATGAGTGGTTTGTTCTTGAGGACGAGGAAACAGGGGAATCGGGGACGGGGGTCACGTTCTCCTTCCACCGGCGGCACTTCGCCGTACCTCCGCCAAGACCACTTCACTAGACAAAAACAAAGCACAATCCAACCCATATTTGCAATGGTGGTGGAAGAAGAAGGTGAAGGGAAGAAGTAAAATGGGTTGGGggtgtgaggtggcatgccacgtggcatccacctcaccAAAAATGTCAATGCCACATGTGATAGATGTCCACTATAGAAAACTTAATggaggaagggtatatttgaaccaaaaGTATAActggaagggtatatttggacacaaagtataacgaggggtatatttggcccttttctgatagtacagggttatttttgacccttttccgtatatTTTTCCTCAAGATTTCCACATAATATTCCATAATTTAGGTTTTGTAACTttatttttagatatttgaattttttttagctAAATCCCCGCATCCGTATCCATAACTGGATCCGTAttcccgaatcttaaaatttagatcatgaaggatccaACATCTAGATCCGCACCCGTATCGGACACCCACACCCGAGTAACTTAGATTTTGAGTTTGATTCGGAACATGATTGACTGCTTCTGAATATTGAGTATAAAAAAGACGTACCGCCATGTCGCGCACCAGAGTAATTCCACTTGAAATGATCATTGTTTAGCATGCTAAACACAGATGATGAATTTACTTACTGGAAAAGCATTAGAAGTTAGTCATTATTACTGTAGTTTAACAAAATATAAAGTTTATGCCAGCTTCATGTGATATCTGATTCTGCAAAGACATTAAGCTAAGTACCTTGTCAAATAAACATTAAACTGAGTAGTTTGGCATGTTAAATATCTAGTAAATGGAGTTAGTGGTCAACAAGTGAgaggagaaccatgaggtctcaagtTCAAATCCCAGCATAGGCAAAAAAACTTGGGTGATTTCTTCTCATCCATCTGCCAAAGCCTTTGTGGACAGAGATCCCGTACCTGTGCTGATGGGGAGGTCGCATGTACCCGGTGAAATAGTTGAGTTGTGCACAAACTGTCTTGGACACCACATGTCATTAAAAAATAACCTTATAAATGGATCAATTAGAAGTTAAACTTTCTTGTGCAGGTATATTCTGAATTTGTTGTATAAGTAGCTCCAGATTGACTTCAAGGAAAGAAAGGATTGGGCAATGGAGCTTACCTTATtattggggtttttttttttttttttttttgtgggggggtTGCTTGGGGCTTTTCCTTATCTGGAGAAAATTTGAATCCCAAGACATCATCAAATGGAGCTTACCTTATTAttagggtggggggggggggggggggttagctTGAGAATTTTCCTTCATCTGGAGAAAATTTGAATCCTAAGACATCATCATATATTCATATCGAGGGGATAGTTGTACAAAAACCTTCACATTTCCATCTAAGCTAGACGCTAATGTTTGATTTGAGTTAATAGCATAGCCAGTTTAGTAGCAGAGGCTACTATATTTATTCATAGGAAAATGTTATTTTATAATGATTACATGTTACAGATTAGGGTTGCAGGGTTTAGGTTCTTAAAAGGTTGCTTGATAAACTTTTGCAGGTGGTACCATGGTTCCAATTAGTTGGACAGAAATGCAGTGCCCTCTAACAGGTCAAGTAGAACAGAGAAAGGTGGCTAAAGTTGGAGCTTGAGTAGATCAAAACACATTGTGTTGCTCTTAACTGCAGTCACTGTTTTCATTTAAACCGGAATGCTGATTTCGCCAAAGAATGTATCATCTTAACACCATAACAAGAGGAGGGGGGTGGATGCAGGAGGCAGCTGCCCTATTTTGCTCTTGTATTATAACTAGTGTTCAATAGATTTACTCCTTTAATTTTTTGTGCGTTAGCTTTACATTTTGTTAGTATGTAGAGGACTTTCTCCTCTCTGCCCACCAGGTTAGTATGGGAATATGATAGTATAGGTCAAGCTCAGTAAAGTAATGTTTATTCTGTATTGAGCCTTTCATTAGACCATTTTTTTGGGAGATTACTACTTTGTGATTGGAGGAGGAAGTTATCAGGTAATGCGATAGTCTCTCTCttggtgtgtctatttcagaaaaccagttcggatttatgccgggacgttcaactacagaagccatccatcttatgagaaggttggtggagcagtatagggagaggaagagggacttacacatggtattcatcgacctagaaaaggcttatgacaaagttccaagacagatcctatggaaatgcttggaggctaaaagtgtacctgtggcgtacattagggtgatcaaggacatgtatgagggagccaaaaccagggtgaggacagtaggaggagactcagagcactttccagttgtgatggggtttcatcaaggatcagctcttagtccgtttttatttgccttggtgatggatggattgacacggcaaattcaaggtgaggtgccatggtgtatgcttttcgcggacgacatagtcctgattgacgagactcgtagcggagttaacgctaagctggagtgttggagacatactctggagtctaaagggtttacgctgagtaggaccaagacagagtacttggagtgtaagttcagtgaagcaactcaggaggctgacttggaagtaaagcttggtacccaggccatccagaagaaaagtagtttcaagtaccttgggtctattgtgcaaggcagcggggagattaacgatgatgtcacacatcgtattggggcagggtggatgaaatggaggcttgctttcggagtgctatgtgacaaaaaggtgccaccaaaacttaagggcaagttctacaaagtggtggttagaccgactatgctgtatggggcggagtgttggctagttaagatctctcacgttcaaaaatgaaagttgtcgagatgagaatgttgagatggatgtgtggcaacaccaggagtgacaggattaggaatgaggatattcgggataaggtgggggtggcctcggtggaagacaagatgcgagaagcgagattgagatggtttgggcatgtgaagaggagagatatagatgccccagtgcggaggtgtgagaggttggccatggatggtttcagacgaggtaggggtaggccgaagaagtattggggagaggtaattagacacgacatggcgcaattacagcttaccgaggacatgaccttagataggagggtttggaggacccaaattagggtagaaggctagtagatagtcgcgttatccgttcttattagtagtcgcattattgcaatataatttcttgtgctccgatttctgctattatctgttattatgtgttatttcctgtgctttggttatcatgtgtcatctgctctgatttctgctattatcggttattttctgtgctctgattatcctgtattatctgtgtcgcttgcattatttcatttccatatcgctttaaatctcttaaccttatctaaccgtatctgatttctttttatgcttttattgagccgggggtctttcggaaacagccgtcctaccttggtaggagtcaggtctgcgtacactctaccctccccagaccctacgatgtgggatttcactgggttattgttgttgtagttcgtCTATTCCATTAGCATTTTTTTTTCCTGTAGTGGAAACAAAGTGCAGCTTGATCATTAATTAGTTCCCCATGTAAAATATTTGAAATGAATAAACAatttaatctatatatatatatatatatatatatatatatatatatatatatatatattttttttttttttttttttttttttttttttttttttgaaacatttaCTCGGGGTTGGTTGGACCGACAAAGGTATAGGATTAAAGTTGGTAGGATGGAGAGATTAGATATGGATTTAAGTTgttttattcatttccacatcCACCAAAAATCACTCTCCATCACTATAGATTCAACTCAGTATTTTTTTTAACGCACAATTACTAAGAGCTTGAGATTTGATGCTAATATGATTTTCTGTATTTCTCTTTCCCTCAATTTTTCATAAATGAGCAATGTTTTCTGAGTGTTGTTATCGACATGTCGATATTCAACGAATCAATTTCAGTTCTGATATTCATAATGTTTTTCAGTTTGCTTATACTTAAATTACTGCAAATTTTGTGCTCGAGCagcaacaacaatcactatactTACAAAAAGAAATGCTGTGAAGAATTTCACTCCGGAGTGCTCTATTCGTAAGGCTGTTGAAGCAAACTTAGTATTTTGTACAGATTCAAATATTGAAATCCAAATCTGAATGAGCTTTGCAAATTACACCTTCCAACTAAAATAACAGGGAAAGACTAATTAGAAAATGAAAAAATTCCGCATCATCTTGGGATGTAAGAGTAATATAATCCCTTACAATTATTGATTTAAACAAATTAAAATTCGTAATACAATTAGATATTAAAATAAATGAACTTTAATAGTAAGATGTTTAGAAAAAGGCCAAACATTTCTGTTTATTAGAAAAAGGCCAAAGTTTATTTGGTTCAACGAACACGTAGAATTTTCTTTGTTTATTCAATTAATGTTTTGATTAGTCACCTCCATGGCTGGCCAGTGGCCACCCCTTGCCATCATCGTCTGGAGGTAATTACTGTTAAACTCCTAGAGCTTCCCTCTTTCGTGGCTTTACCATTAGAACAAGTTGCCACAACTAAAGTTTAACCTTTTCTAAATGTTCTTGAATCAATCAATTAGAGTCTCAATGCTGGCAATCCAGGTAGTTGATGAATGAGTAGAGCTCCTTTTTCCTATTTCAGCTCTTTCCAATCCGTGCTAAAATTTCTAGGGAACCAAAGGGAAATAGaagttcttttttttcttttgggcaTTAAAACAAAGCTCTTTGCTCAACCTATGGATTTTGATTGCTGGATGAGTATCATGAGGTGCGCCTCATATGAACCGTCTCCAGATTCTCCTAACATACAAATCCCATTGGGAACAGATTAAGATAAGGAGAAGCCAGCATAGTCAAGAAACAGAATGACCTGAGATTTTTAGCAGGTAAGGAAAAGAACAAAGAATATAATCAAACCCGGTTAAAGTTTGTCATTCAACAGTAAACTACTTCAAAACCAAGAAAAAGTCTTGCTACACAATTCTTTATTTAGAAAACACAGCCATCAGAACAAAGACCACCGGCAGCTATAGAAAACCTCCAGAGCATTTGCATCCTCAGTAGTCACCACCACGAAGGCGAAGCACAAGGTGAAGTGTGGATTCCTT from Lycium barbarum isolate Lr01 chromosome 10, ASM1917538v2, whole genome shotgun sequence includes:
- the LOC132614770 gene encoding exosome complex component csl4, encoding MRMEAELVTPGQVLGKASQLKAGKGAYLSTENDTVYASLTGFRSLIPPPSDSPDQRSTVEVTGHKAHAAVPQPGSIVFARVTKVMARTASADIVCVDSKSVREKFTGIIRQQDVRATEIDKVDMHLSFRPGDIVRALVLSLGDARAYYLSTAKNELGVVSAESAAGGTMVPISWTEMQCPLTGQVEQRKVAKVGA